One Acinetobacter pullicarnis genomic region harbors:
- a CDS encoding pyocin activator PrtN family protein, whose protein sequence is MGVVRKIDDPFDIVWLLQMKYRKPVVSLEELIPDYLPHLTLVQANKRANKCNLPFPVFKSDGRNSPFYAHLSDVALWLVSVQNTAKKDWVAMNA, encoded by the coding sequence ATGGGTGTTGTTAGAAAAATCGACGATCCTTTTGACATAGTATGGCTGCTTCAAATGAAGTATCGCAAACCGGTCGTGAGTCTGGAGGAGTTAATCCCGGATTACTTACCCCACCTAACTTTGGTTCAGGCAAACAAGCGGGCTAACAAATGTAACCTACCTTTCCCTGTATTTAAGTCGGATGGTCGCAACTCGCCTTTTTATGCGCATTTAAGCGATGTTGCATTATGGTTGGTGAGTGTTCAAAATACTGCAAAGAAAGACTGGGTTGCTATGAATGCCTAG
- a CDS encoding HNH endonuclease signature motif containing protein, giving the protein MAKGVAIKYTPEQLAFIEANCTLERKALAELVNSKFNTELAVDQIKALCTRKKWKTGRTGLFAKGATSWNTGTKGRCKPNSGSFKKNQDAWNHKPIGFERICSKDGYVFIKTAEPNTFELKHRVVWVQHNGPVPSDHVVAFKNLDKTDCSIENLVLLSRSELVRYNQTFRRLATPLNNASCILLARLKSKKHALQKVIS; this is encoded by the coding sequence ATGGCCAAAGGTGTAGCAATTAAATACACGCCTGAGCAGTTAGCTTTTATTGAAGCTAACTGTACTTTAGAGCGAAAAGCGTTAGCTGAATTAGTTAACTCAAAATTCAATACAGAACTTGCAGTCGATCAAATTAAAGCACTGTGTACACGTAAGAAATGGAAAACAGGTCGCACCGGTCTTTTTGCTAAAGGTGCTACTTCTTGGAATACTGGCACCAAAGGCCGATGTAAGCCAAATAGTGGAAGCTTTAAAAAGAATCAGGATGCATGGAACCACAAACCTATTGGCTTTGAAAGAATCTGCAGCAAGGATGGGTATGTTTTTATCAAAACCGCAGAGCCAAATACTTTTGAGCTGAAGCATCGTGTCGTATGGGTACAGCACAATGGTCCGGTACCAAGTGATCATGTGGTGGCTTTTAAAAATTTAGATAAAACAGACTGCAGTATTGAGAATCTAGTTTTATTAAGTCGATCTGAGTTAGTTCGATACAACCAGACATTTAGACGATTAGCCACACCATTGAATAACGCATCTTGCATTTTATTAGCCAGGCTTAAAAGCAAAAAACATGCACTGCAAAAGGTGATTTCATGA
- a CDS encoding Sak single strand annealing protein has protein sequence MPTTNQTNTVHTPELENNFTKLSKINVNKHTEKKGRFTYLSWTFAVSEAMKADPLAVWVFRDPMVFADKTMMVHCDVTMFGKSIYMFLPVMNNSNKAIANPNAFDVNSAMMRCLVKGIAAHGLGLYIYAGEDLPEEEKPQAQIQQNMQPQANIRQQQGQQQKPIEQRYQDALKAIASASKPGTLDRAIDTFGSTKYAESIQRACDARADQMGWSAPPPNHSQNQNQLHN, from the coding sequence ATGCCTACAACCAATCAAACTAATACGGTGCACACACCTGAACTAGAAAATAATTTTACGAAATTATCAAAAATCAATGTCAACAAGCATACCGAAAAGAAAGGCCGTTTCACTTATTTGTCATGGACTTTTGCTGTTAGCGAGGCTATGAAGGCCGATCCTTTAGCGGTTTGGGTATTTAGAGACCCTATGGTTTTTGCTGATAAAACAATGATGGTTCATTGCGATGTAACCATGTTCGGTAAAAGCATCTATATGTTCTTGCCAGTCATGAACAATAGTAATAAGGCTATCGCAAATCCAAATGCTTTTGATGTGAATAGCGCGATGATGCGGTGCTTGGTGAAAGGCATCGCTGCACATGGTTTAGGTCTCTATATCTATGCTGGTGAAGATCTACCAGAAGAAGAAAAGCCACAGGCTCAAATTCAACAAAACATGCAACCACAAGCAAATATTAGACAACAGCAAGGTCAGCAGCAAAAACCAATCGAGCAACGCTATCAAGATGCGCTCAAAGCAATTGCTTCAGCCAGTAAGCCAGGAACATTGGATAGAGCAATTGACACCTTTGGGTCAACTAAGTACGCCGAATCCATTCAACGTGCCTGTGATGCTCGCGCAGATCAGATGGGTTGGTCTGCCCCACCACCGAATCACAGTCAAAACCAAAATCAACTCCATAACTGA